The Dehalococcoidia bacterium genomic sequence CGGAGCCGCTCTCGCCCGAGAGCGAGCTCTGGGGTCTGCCAAACGTGCTGATTACGCCACACGTCTCCAACGCCAGCGAGCGCTTCGCCCGCCGCGCCTCCGAGTTGTTCATCGACAACCTCGGCCGCTACCTGCGCGGCGAGCCGCTGCGCAACGTCGTCTCGCGGGAGAAGGGCTACTGACGAGGGCGTAGGGCGCAGGTTGTAGGGCGTAGGGGACGGAAAGGGAGCACGCTGGTGGATGAAGCGCCGCTGTACGAGACGATGCGGACCGCGGGGTCGCGGCGACGGTTTACGCCGGAGCCGGTGAGCGACGAACAGGTGCGAGCACTGATCGAGGCGGCGATCTGTGCACCGAACGCCCGCAACGGCCAGATCTGGTCGTTCATTGCCGTGCGCGAGGCAGAGACGCGGGCGCAGATCGCCGCGATCTACCGGCAAGCCTGGTACGACTCGATGACGGCGGCGCTGCAGACGCCCGCCGGCAGCGAGGAGGAAGCGCGCGACCGCCGCTCCTGGCGCTACCTTGCCGATCACATGGCCGAGGCGCCGCTGCTGATCTTCGCCTGCCTGCGCGGCCCGGCGCCGTCGGAGCCGCCACGCGCGGCCTACTACTACGGCTCGATCTTCCCGGCCGTGCAGAACCTGATCCTCGCCGCGCGGGGCATGGGGCTCGGCACGACGTTGACGACGGTGCACAAGAACCGCGAGCCGCAGGTACGCGAGGTGCTCGGCGTGCCAGAGAGCATCGACCTGGTGGCGCTGATCCCCGTCGGCCGCCCGGTCAACCCGTTCACGCCCGTGCGGCGCCGGCCCGCCGCCGAGTTCCTGCACCTGGAACACTGGTAAGGACGCTTGAAGAAGGGAGCCGCCCGATGGCGCAGCGCACGATCGACCTGGTGGTTCACGGCGGCCGCGTGGCGCTGCCCGGCGGCGTGGTCCAGACGGCGATCGCGATCGACGGCGAGCGCATCGTCGCCGTGGGCGAGGCCGAGGCGCTGCCGCCCGCCCGCGACTATCTCGACGTGACAGGCAAGGACGTGCTCCCCGGCGTGATCGACGCCCACAGCCACCTGGGCTTCGACGACTGGTCATCCCTGCCGCGCACCTCGGCTTTCGGCGGCGTGACCACGAGCATTCCCTTCGTCGGCGGCGCCACGACGCCCGGCAGCGTGCCGGAGATCATCCGGGCGAACCAGGAGGAGGCGGCGCGCCGCTCCGTGCTCGACGTTGCTTTTCACGCCTATCTCTTCCCGCGTCCGCGGGCCGCGAACCCGTTCGAGATGCTGGACGGCATGGCCGAGGGCGTGAAGCTGGGCGTGCGCTCGTACAAGATGTTCACCGCGTACCGCAAGCGCGGCATGATGGCGGGCGATGACTTCATCTTCCGCGCCTGCCGGCTGCTGGCCGCGCACGGCGGCCTGCCGATGATCCACGCCGAGAACGGCGACCTGATCGACGCGCTGGAAGAGCAGCGACTTGCGGAGGGCAAGGTCGGACCCGAGCACTACCATGACTCGCGGCCGCCGGAGGCCGAGGCGGAGGCGATCGCCGGCGTCGCCGCGCTGGCGAGCTACGCGCAAACGCCGCTCTACATCGTGCACCTGAGCACGGAGCTGGGGCTCAACGTGATCCGGGAGCGGCAGCGCGCCGGCCAAGCGCTCTGGTGCGAGACCTGCCCGCAGTACCTGGCGCTGGGCGACGAGGCCGTGCAGCGCCGCGGCGCCTTCGCCAAGATCGCGCCGCCGCTGCGCCGCGCGCCAGACGTGCAGGCGATGTGGCGCGGCCTGAGCGAAGGCACGATTTCGGTCGTGGCGAGCGACCATTCGCCGCACGATCCGGCGCTCAAGGCGAGGGCCAACGACGGCCGCAATATCTTCTATCTCGACGACGGCGGCACGGTGCCGTTCGGCATGCCCGGCGCCGAGACGCTGGCGCCGGTGCTGTATAGCGAGGCGGTGAGCAAGCGCCGCCTGCCGCTCGACTGGCTGGCGCGCGTGCTTTCGGAGAACCCGGCGCGCATCTTCGGCCTCCACCCGCGCAAAGGCGTGATCGCGCCCGGCTCGGACGCCGACCTGACGATCTTCGACCCATCGCGGCGGCTCACGATCCGCGAAGCGGACCTGCACAGCCGCACGGGCTACAGCGTCTATGAGGGCATCGAAGTGCAGGGCTGGCCGCTGCTCTCGCTGCTGCGAGGCAAGATCCTGCTGCGCGACGGCGAGCTCTGCCAGCCGGAGGGCTACGGCCGCTTCATACCCGCGGGGCCGCCGTCACCCCCGATCCAAGGCGTTGCCGCGACCGAGCATTTCGTTCCGACGCACGTGTAGCAAAGAGAGGGGCCGGCGTGGAAGTCACGCCGGCCCCGCTAAACCCTATAGCCTAAACCCTAAACCCTAGCCCCTAGACCCTACTCCTCGTCCTCGTCGGACTCGGCAGCGGCGAGCTCCTCCGGCCCCGGCTCGGCGATCGCGTCCAGGTCGCGGACATCTTCTTCCTCGTCGTCCGAGTCGGCCCCGGCGAGATCCTCGGCCTCCGCGGTCTCAACCTCGTCGGTCTCGGCCTCGTCGCTGAAGGGCATCTCCTCCATCGCGTCCTCGGCGTTCTCGTCGAAGGCCACGCCGTCGTCGGTGCCGTCGCCCAGTTCGAAGAAGCGCGGCCGCGCGTCGAGCTGGCGTTCTTCAGGCGGCAGGTCGAGCGCGGCCCGCGCCGGAATCAGCTTGCCGATGATCACGTTCTCCTTCAGGCCCATCAGGTGGTCCGTGCGGCCCGTGATCGCGGCCTCGGTGAGCACGCGCGTCGTCTCCTGGAACGACGCCGCGGCCAGGAAGCTGTCGGTGCTCAGCGAGGCCTTGGTCACGCCCAGCAGCACCGGCTTGGCCGTGGCGGGCTCGCCGCCCTCGGCCAGCACGCCGGCGTTGCGATCCTCGTAGACGAAGCGATCGACCAGCTCGCCCGGCAGCATGCCGGTGTCGCCGGCCTGATCGATCACGACCTTGCGCAGCATCTGCCGCGAGATCGTCTCGATATGCTTGTCGTTGATGTTCACGCCCTGCAGGCGGTAGACCTTCTGCACCTCGTCCACGAGGTACATCTGCACCGCCTCGCGGCCTTGAATTGCCAGCACGTCCTGCGGGTTCTTGTTGCCTTCCGTCAACTTGTCGCCCGCGTGCACGCGGCTGCCGTCTTCCACCAGCAGCCGCGCCTGCGCCGCCACCGGATACTCGCGCTCGTCCTTCTCCTCGTAGACGATCGAGAGCTGCGTGCCGCTCTCGCGCAGCACGCGGCCGGCGATGCGCGCCGTCAGCTCCGCGATCTGGGCAAGGTCGGTGCTGCCGCTCTCGCCGCCGGGCCGTGCCAGCAGCGTACCGGGCTCGACCCACTGGTCGTGCTCGACCAGGATCTCGGCGCCGTCGGGGATCTGGTAGTGGTCGTAGTAGGGCTCGCTGCTGGTGACGCGCACCTTCTTCTGCTCGCCCTCGCGCAGCACCGTGATCGAGCCGTCGATCTCGGAGATCTTCGCCTCGCCCTTGGGCACGCGCGCTTCGAACAGCTCCTCGACGCGCGGCAGACCGCTGGTGATGTCGAGGCCGCCGGCCACGCCGCCGAGGTGGAAGGTGCGCATTGTGAGCTGCGTGCCCGGCTCGCCGATCGACTGCGCGGCGATGATGCCCACCGCCTCACCGATCTGCACGAGCTGGCCGCGGGCGAGGCTGCGGCCGTAGCAGTAGCGGCAGACGCCGCGCTTCGCGTCGCAACTCAAGGGCGAGCGCACATGCACCTTGAAGGGCGGCGCGACCGTGCCCTCGTCGCGGGCCTGGGTCTCGACGCGGTCCTTCAAGGCGACGATGCGCGCCGCCTTCTCCTCGTCGATCTCCTCATTGCGGGTGACGATCAGCTCGCCCGTCTCCTCGTCAACGATATCCGAGGCGGCGTAGCGGCCGACGATGCGCTCGTAGAGCGTCACCGGCACGCCCTTGTCGTCCGGCTCGCCCAGCCAGGTGCCGGACTCGGTCTCGCAGTCCTCCAGCAGGACGATCACGTCCTGCGCCACGTCGATCAGGCGCCGGGTCAGGTAGCCCGAGTCCGCCGTGCGCAGCGCCGTGTCGGCCAGGCCCTTGCGGGCGCCGTGGGTGGAGATGAAGTACTCCAGCACGGTGAGCCCTTCGCGGAAGGACGAGCGGATCGGCATCTCGATGATGCGGCCAGAGGGGTCCGTCATCAGGCCGCGCATGCCGGCCATCTGGCGGATCTGGGTGATATTACCCTTCGCCCCGGAGTTCGCCATCATGTAGACCGAGCCGTAGGACTCGAAGTTGTCCTGGATCTCGGCCGTGACCTTGGCGGTCGTGTCGTTCCAGACGGCGATCGCCTGGTTGTAACGCTCCTCTTCGGTCAGGTTGCCCATCTGGAACTGCTGGTCGATCAGGTCGATGTTCTCCTCGGCCTGCGCCACCAGCGCGCCCTTGGCCGCCGGCACCTTCACGTCATGGATCGACATGGTGATGCCGGAGCGCGTGGCGTACTTGAAGCCGAGCGCCTTGATCGCGTCCACGACCTCGACGGTGCGCTCGTTGCCCAGCTTCTTGTAGCATTCCGCAACCACGTCCTTCAGGTTCTTGCCGTTCATCAGGACGTTCTTGAACTCGACCTCGGGCGGCAGGATCTCGTCGAAAACGATTCGGCCCGGCGTGGTGATCACGAACTCGCCGTTCGTGCGCGCGTCCCGCACCTTGATCTCGGCGCGCAGGTCGAGCTGCTCGTCGCCCGCGCCGGCGCTGGTCAGCGCCAGCGCCATGCGCACGTCCTCGAAGCTGCCGTAGATCCCCTTCGCCGGGCGGTAGCCATCCTCGCCGGGCTTGCCGACGACTGGCTTGTAACGACCGGGCGCGTGTGGGTCCACGCTGGTGAGGTAGAAGCAGCCGAGCACCATGTCGAGCCGCGGCGCCACCACCGGCTCGCCCGAGCTGGGCGAGAGCAGGTTGTGCGTCGAGAGCATCACCTGGCGCGCCTCGGCCACCGCCTCGCGCGAGAGCGGCACGTGCACGGCCATCTGGTCGCCGTCGAAGTCGGCGTTGAAGGCCAGGCAGACGAGCGGGTGCAGCTGGATGGCGCTGCCGTCGATCAGCACCGGCTCGAAGGCCTGGATGCCGAGGCGGTGCAGGGTGGGCGCGCGGTTGAGCAACACTGGCCGCTGCTTGATCACGTCGTCCAGCACGTCCCAGACCTCGGGCGAGGCGCGCTCGGCCTTGCGTTTGGCGCTCTTGATGTTGTGCGCCAGGCCGCGGGCCACAAGCGCGTGCATCACGAACGGCTTGAACAGCTCCAGCGCCATGCGCTTGGGCAGACCACACTGGTCCAGCCTCAGCTCGGGGCCGACTACGATCACCGAGCGGCCGGAGTAATCGACGCGCTTGCCGAGCAGGTTCTGGCGGAAGCGGCCCTGCTTGCCCTTGAGCATGTCGGAAAGCGACTTCAGCTTGTGATTACCCGATCCGGAGACGGCGCGGCCGCGGCGGCCGTTGTCGATCAGCGAATCGACCGCCTCCTGCAACATGCGCTTCTCGTTGCGGATGATGATCTCCGGCGCGCCCAGCTCCAGCAGCCGCTTGAGGCGGTTATTGCGGTTGATCACGCGGCGGTAAAGGTCGTTCAGGTCGCTGGTAGCGAAGCGGCCGCCGTCGAGCTGCACCATCGGCCGCAGATCGGGCGGCAGCACGGGCAGCACGGTGAAGACCATCCACGACGGGTCGTTGCCGGACTGCTTCAGCGCCTCGACCACGCGCAGCCGCTTGGTCGCCTTCTTGCGCCGCTGCCCGCTGGTAGAGTTCACCTCGACGTGCAGGCGAGTGCGCAGATCCTCCATGTCCACGCCTTCGAGAATGCGCAGGATCGCCTCCGCGCCCATGCCGGCGGCGAACACGTTGGGATAGCGGTCCAGCCAGTCGCGGAACTTCGCTTCGGGGATCAGGCGCAGCGGCTGGATATCGCGGTTCAGCTCGTCGATCTGCTCCTGGTACTTGTCGCGGATCGCCTGGTCTTCGCCCTTCTTGCGCTCGATCAGCGGCTCGACTTCCTGCGTGGCCTGGGCTCGGCGCGCGTCGATCTGCGCGTCGATGCTGAAGGCTACGTCCTGACGGCGCTGGGCGTAGCGCTTCTCGATCTGATCGAGCTGTTCGGTGTAGGCCTTGCGCAGGTCATCGCCAATCGTCGGCTTGACCATCTCGTCCGGGCGCACGAGCGTGACATCGCCCAGCACAACGCCGTCGCCGCTGGCCTCGCCGACACGGGCGGGCAGCTCCGCCAGCAGCCGCTGATAGGCCTGCTCCAGCCGCGCCACTTCTGGTCCGCGCTCGTTCTCGATCGCGTCGAGCTGACTGAGCCGGTCGGCCTCCATAGCCTTCACCGCCGCATCGACAGCCTCGCGCGCGGCGTCGATCTCGGCCTGCAGGTTGCCCGTGGCCGCGGTGATATCGGCGTCCATCTGCGCCGCGATCTGGTCGAGGACACGCTTGCGCTCCTCTTCGTTGACCGAGACGATGATGTACTGCGCGAAGTAGAGCACGCGCTCCAACGAGCGCGGGGAGATGTCCAGCAGCAGGCCGAGCCGGCTGGGCGTACCCTTCACGAACCAGATGTGGCTCACGGGCGAGGCCAGCTCGATGTGGCCCATGCGCTCGCGGCGGACCTTGCTGCGCGCCACTTCAACGCCGCACTTGTCGCACTTGATGCCCTTGTAGCGGACGCGCTTGTACTTGCCGCAGTAGCACTCGAAGTCCTTGGTCGGGCCGAAGATCTTCTCGCAGAAGAGGCCGTCCTTCTCGGGCTTGAGTGTGCGGTAGTTGATCGTCTCCGGCTTCGTCACCTCGCCGTACGACCAGGAGCGGATCTGGGTGGGCGAAGCGAGCGAGATGCGGACGGCGTTAAAATCGTTTACTTCCAGCATGATGGTTGGGCGGCGGGCGGTGTGCAGCGTGCGGTAGGGAATGCGCTTCCCTCCGGCCGCTGCGCCGCGTCCCGGCGCCCTTCTTCTCCTTGAACTACGGACTGCGAACCACGGACTGCGTGTGAACTCGCTTGCCGGCTCGGCGCCGCCCGCGGGCGGCGCCGACAGATCGTGTGTGCAGGCCAGCGGGAGCCAGCGGGTTGCCGGCTCCCCGCCGCCTACACGTTGTCGAACGACGAGAAGTCGTCGCGCTCGAAACCGGAGAGGTTGATGCCGATCGACGGGATCTCCGCCTGGTCCTCGGGCCGGAAGGAGAGCGCCTCCTCGTCCTCGTTCAGCACTTCGACCGCGAGGCCGAGGCTCTGCAGCTCCTTGACCAGTACTTTGAACGACTCCGGCACGCCCGGCTCCAGCACGTTCTCGCCCTTGACGATCGCCTCGTAGGTCTTGACGCGGCCGACCACGTCGTCGGACTTGACCGTGAGCAGCTCCTGCAGGATGTGCGCCGCGCCGTAGGCTTCGAGCGCCCACACCTCCATCTCGCCGAAGCGCTGGCCGCCGAACTGCGCCTTGCCGCCCAGCGGCTGCTGGGTGATCAGCGAGTACGGCCCGGTGCTGCGGGCGTGGATCTTGTCCTCCACCAGATGGATCAGCTTCAGCATGTAGATGTAGCCGACGGTGACCGGCTGTTCAAACGCTTCGCCCGTGCGGCCGTCGTAGACGAATTGCTTGCCGAAGATCGGCGGAGCCAGGCGGCGCTCGGTGCTCAGCCGGTCGGCCAGGTCCTGCAGCTCGCCCACCGAACGCCCGCGCACGTCGCGCTCGCCCTGCTGCTCCAGCCACAGCTCGAGGCAGGCGCGGGTGGCCGCCTCGGGGAACTGGTCGCTGAACACCTGGTCCGGGTTGTAGCCCTGCTCGGCCACCCAGCCGCGCAGGCGGGCGATGTCGAGATACTCACCGCCCTCCTCCACCCCATCTACCTCGCCGGCGTGGTAGCCGTTGCCGTCGCGCATCGCGTAGTCGAGATACTCGTCGGCGATGGCGCCGGCCTGCAGGGCGAGCCAGGCGCGGCCGAGCGCGTCCTCGATCTTGGTGTCCGTAGCGCCGTCGAACACCGGCGTCACGGCACGAAAACCGAGCTGCTTCGCCGCCCAACCGAGATGCGTCTCCAGCACCTGGCCCAGGTTCATGCGGCTGGGCACGCCGATCGGGTTGAGCACGATGTCCACCGGCCGCCCGTCCGCCAGATAGGGCATATCCTCCACCGGCAGGATGCGGGCCACGACGCCCTTGTTGCCGTGGCGGCCGGCCATCTTGTCGCCTTCGGAGAGTTTGCGCTTCTGCGCAATCGAGACGCGCACCAGCTTGTTCACGCCGGCCGAAAGCTCAAGATGCGACTCGCGGTCGAAGACCTTGACGTCGATCACCTTGCCGCGCTCGCCGTGGGGCACACGCAGCGACGTGTCCTTCACCTCGCGCGCCTTCTCACCGAAGATCGCGCGCAACAGCTTCTCCTCCGCCGTCAGCTCGGTCTCGCCCTTCGGCGTGATCTTGCCGACGAGGATGTCGCCCTCGCGCACCTCGGCGCCGATGCGGATCACGCCGTCCTCATCCAGGTCGCGCAGGCTGTCCTCGCCCACGTTGGGGATGTCGCGCGTGATCTCCTCCGGGCCAAGTTTGGTGTCGCGCGCCTCGATCTCGTGTTTTTCGATGTGGATCGAGGTGAACTTGTCGTCGCGGCACATCGCCTCGGAGATGATGATCGCGTCCTCGAAGTTGTAGCCCTCCCAGCTCATGAAAGCGCAGAGCGCGCTCTGGCCAAGCGCCAGCTCGCCCTTGTCGGTCGAAGAGCTGTCGGCCAGCGCCTGGCCGGCGATCACCTGCTGGCCGCGTTCCACGATCGGCCGCTGGTTGATGCAGGTGCCCTGGTTGGAGCGCACGAACTTCTGCAGCGGGAACTCTTCGCGCTCGCCGTCGTCGTACTCGACCGTAATTTTCTTCGCCGTGGAGCTGAGCACGCGGCCGTCCTTGCGGGCGAAGACCACCTGGCCCGAGTCGTAGGCCGTCTGCCGCTCCATCCCCGTGCCCACCAGGGGCACTTCCGGCCGCAGCAGCGGCACGGCCTGGCGCTGCATGTTCGAGCCCATCAGCGCGCGGTTGGCGTCGTCGTGCTCCAAAAATGGAATCAGCGACGTCGCCACCGAGACGATCTGCTTGGGCGAGACGTCCATGTAGTCCACGTGCGCCGACTGATCGACGCGGAAGTCCTGGCGATGCCGCACCTCGACGTGGTCCTCGAGGAAGTGGCCCTTGGCGTCGAGCGCCACGTTCGCCTGCGCGACGACGTAGTTGTCCTCTTCGTCCGCCGAAAGATATTCGACGATGTCCGAGACGAACGGCCGCACTTTAATGCGATCGACGCCGGAGTGCGCCAGCGTGTTCGCCAGCTCGGCGCTGATCTCGGTGCCGGAGGCGATCGTTTTCCCGTCGGCGCCCACGTCCTCGCGCAGGGTATGGCCGATCAGCTCCGAGCTGTCGGCGGGCAGCTCGCGCAGCACCTTGCGGTACGGCGTCTCGATGAAGCCGTAGGGGTTGACTTTGCCGAAGGTCGCGAGCGAGCCGATCAGGCCGATGTTCGGGCCTTCCGGGGTCTCGATCGGGCAGATGCGGCCGTAGTGGCTGTGGTGCACGTCGCGCACGTCGAAGCCGGCGCGGTCGCGCGAGAGGCCGCCGGGACCGAGGGCCGAAAGGCGGCGCTTGTGCGTCAACTCGGCCAGCGGGTTGGTCTGGTCCATGAACTGCGACAGCTGCGAGCCGCCGAAGAACTCCTTCATCGCGGCGACGACCGGGCGGATGTTGATCAGCGCGCTCGGCGTGGCCTGGTCCGGGTCGGTGATCGTCATGCGCTCGCGCACGACGCGCTCCATGCGCAACAGGCCGATGCGGAACTGGTTCTGGATCAGTTCGCCCACGGCACGCACGCGACGGTTGCCGAGGTGGTCGATGTCGTCCGGCATGCCCTGGCCGAGGTTGATGCGCACGAGCTGCTTGACGATGGCGACGATGTCCTCGTTCGTCAGCGTGCGCGTCTTCTCCGGCACGCTCATCACCAGCCGCTTGTTCAGCTTGTGCCGGCCCACGCGGCCGAGGTCGTAGCGGCGCGCCTCGAAGAAGAGCGAGCGCAGCAGCTGCCGCGCGTTCTCCAGCGTGGGCGGGTCGCCCGGGCGCAGGCGCTTGTAGAACTCCTCGAGCGCCTGCCGCTTGTTGCGCGCCGGATCCTTCTCCAGCGTGGTGCGGATGTAGTGCCGTGTCTCGGAGAGCGACTCGACGTCTTCGAACAGCGCGAGGATGCGCTCGTCGGTGCCCAGCTTCGTTTCGTCGTCGATCGCCGGGTCCGAGTCAATGGCGCGCAGCAGCGTCGTCACGGGAATCTTGCGCTTGCGATCCACCTTGACGGAGACGATGTCCTTGTTGCTCGTTTCGAACTCGAGCCAGGCGCCGCGGTTCGGGATCAGCTTGGCGCTGCAGAGGCCGCGGCCGCTCGAGGGATCCTGCTCCAGGCTGAAGTAGACGCCGGGCGAGCGTACGAGCTGCGAGACGACCACGCGCTCGGCGCCGTTGATGATGAAGGTGCCGTTGTCGGTCATCAGCGGGAAGTCGCCCATGAACAACTGCTGCTCTTTGATCTCGCCGGTCTCCTTGATATGGAGCACGACGTCGACCTTGAGCGGCGCGGAGTAGGTCATATCCTTCTCGCGGCACTCCAGCTCGCTGTACTTCGGATCGCCGAACTCGTAGTCCTCGAAGCTCAGCTCCA encodes the following:
- a CDS encoding DNA-directed RNA polymerase subunit beta — translated: MTTARSLAPVRSAVPTLRKEYSQVPEIISIPNLIQVQLDSFRWFIGGPDTASRADSGLRELFDEISPIVDFTGTRMELSFEDYEFGDPKYSELECREKDMTYSAPLKVDVVLHIKETGEIKEQQLFMGDFPLMTDNGTFIINGAERVVVSQLVRSPGVYFSLEQDPSSGRGLCSAKLIPNRGAWLEFETSNKDIVSVKVDRKRKIPVTTLLRAIDSDPAIDDETKLGTDERILALFEDVESLSETRHYIRTTLEKDPARNKRQALEEFYKRLRPGDPPTLENARQLLRSLFFEARRYDLGRVGRHKLNKRLVMSVPEKTRTLTNEDIVAIVKQLVRINLGQGMPDDIDHLGNRRVRAVGELIQNQFRIGLLRMERVVRERMTITDPDQATPSALINIRPVVAAMKEFFGGSQLSQFMDQTNPLAELTHKRRLSALGPGGLSRDRAGFDVRDVHHSHYGRICPIETPEGPNIGLIGSLATFGKVNPYGFIETPYRKVLRELPADSSELIGHTLREDVGADGKTIASGTEISAELANTLAHSGVDRIKVRPFVSDIVEYLSADEEDNYVVAQANVALDAKGHFLEDHVEVRHRQDFRVDQSAHVDYMDVSPKQIVSVATSLIPFLEHDDANRALMGSNMQRQAVPLLRPEVPLVGTGMERQTAYDSGQVVFARKDGRVLSSTAKKITVEYDDGEREEFPLQKFVRSNQGTCINQRPIVERGQQVIAGQALADSSSTDKGELALGQSALCAFMSWEGYNFEDAIIISEAMCRDDKFTSIHIEKHEIEARDTKLGPEEITRDIPNVGEDSLRDLDEDGVIRIGAEVREGDILVGKITPKGETELTAEEKLLRAIFGEKAREVKDTSLRVPHGERGKVIDVKVFDRESHLELSAGVNKLVRVSIAQKRKLSEGDKMAGRHGNKGVVARILPVEDMPYLADGRPVDIVLNPIGVPSRMNLGQVLETHLGWAAKQLGFRAVTPVFDGATDTKIEDALGRAWLALQAGAIADEYLDYAMRDGNGYHAGEVDGVEEGGEYLDIARLRGWVAEQGYNPDQVFSDQFPEAATRACLELWLEQQGERDVRGRSVGELQDLADRLSTERRLAPPIFGKQFVYDGRTGEAFEQPVTVGYIYMLKLIHLVEDKIHARSTGPYSLITQQPLGGKAQFGGQRFGEMEVWALEAYGAAHILQELLTVKSDDVVGRVKTYEAIVKGENVLEPGVPESFKVLVKELQSLGLAVEVLNEDEEALSFRPEDQAEIPSIGINLSGFERDDFSSFDNV
- a CDS encoding nitroreductase family protein; the protein is MDEAPLYETMRTAGSRRRFTPEPVSDEQVRALIEAAICAPNARNGQIWSFIAVREAETRAQIAAIYRQAWYDSMTAALQTPAGSEEEARDRRSWRYLADHMAEAPLLIFACLRGPAPSEPPRAAYYYGSIFPAVQNLILAARGMGLGTTLTTVHKNREPQVREVLGVPESIDLVALIPVGRPVNPFTPVRRRPAAEFLHLEHW
- the rpoC gene encoding DNA-directed RNA polymerase subunit beta'; its protein translation is MLEVNDFNAVRISLASPTQIRSWSYGEVTKPETINYRTLKPEKDGLFCEKIFGPTKDFECYCGKYKRVRYKGIKCDKCGVEVARSKVRRERMGHIELASPVSHIWFVKGTPSRLGLLLDISPRSLERVLYFAQYIIVSVNEEERKRVLDQIAAQMDADITAATGNLQAEIDAAREAVDAAVKAMEADRLSQLDAIENERGPEVARLEQAYQRLLAELPARVGEASGDGVVLGDVTLVRPDEMVKPTIGDDLRKAYTEQLDQIEKRYAQRRQDVAFSIDAQIDARRAQATQEVEPLIERKKGEDQAIRDKYQEQIDELNRDIQPLRLIPEAKFRDWLDRYPNVFAAGMGAEAILRILEGVDMEDLRTRLHVEVNSTSGQRRKKATKRLRVVEALKQSGNDPSWMVFTVLPVLPPDLRPMVQLDGGRFATSDLNDLYRRVINRNNRLKRLLELGAPEIIIRNEKRMLQEAVDSLIDNGRRGRAVSGSGNHKLKSLSDMLKGKQGRFRQNLLGKRVDYSGRSVIVVGPELRLDQCGLPKRMALELFKPFVMHALVARGLAHNIKSAKRKAERASPEVWDVLDDVIKQRPVLLNRAPTLHRLGIQAFEPVLIDGSAIQLHPLVCLAFNADFDGDQMAVHVPLSREAVAEARQVMLSTHNLLSPSSGEPVVAPRLDMVLGCFYLTSVDPHAPGRYKPVVGKPGEDGYRPAKGIYGSFEDVRMALALTSAGAGDEQLDLRAEIKVRDARTNGEFVITTPGRIVFDEILPPEVEFKNVLMNGKNLKDVVAECYKKLGNERTVEVVDAIKALGFKYATRSGITMSIHDVKVPAAKGALVAQAEENIDLIDQQFQMGNLTEEERYNQAIAVWNDTTAKVTAEIQDNFESYGSVYMMANSGAKGNITQIRQMAGMRGLMTDPSGRIIEMPIRSSFREGLTVLEYFISTHGARKGLADTALRTADSGYLTRRLIDVAQDVIVLLEDCETESGTWLGEPDDKGVPVTLYERIVGRYAASDIVDEETGELIVTRNEEIDEEKAARIVALKDRVETQARDEGTVAPPFKVHVRSPLSCDAKRGVCRYCYGRSLARGQLVQIGEAVGIIAAQSIGEPGTQLTMRTFHLGGVAGGLDITSGLPRVEELFEARVPKGEAKISEIDGSITVLREGEQKKVRVTSSEPYYDHYQIPDGAEILVEHDQWVEPGTLLARPGGESGSTDLAQIAELTARIAGRVLRESGTQLSIVYEEKDEREYPVAAQARLLVEDGSRVHAGDKLTEGNKNPQDVLAIQGREAVQMYLVDEVQKVYRLQGVNINDKHIETISRQMLRKVVIDQAGDTGMLPGELVDRFVYEDRNAGVLAEGGEPATAKPVLLGVTKASLSTDSFLAAASFQETTRVLTEAAITGRTDHLMGLKENVIIGKLIPARAALDLPPEERQLDARPRFFELGDGTDDGVAFDENAEDAMEEMPFSDEAETDEVETAEAEDLAGADSDDEEEDVRDLDAIAEPGPEELAAAESDEDEE
- a CDS encoding amidohydrolase family protein, whose translation is MAQRTIDLVVHGGRVALPGGVVQTAIAIDGERIVAVGEAEALPPARDYLDVTGKDVLPGVIDAHSHLGFDDWSSLPRTSAFGGVTTSIPFVGGATTPGSVPEIIRANQEEAARRSVLDVAFHAYLFPRPRAANPFEMLDGMAEGVKLGVRSYKMFTAYRKRGMMAGDDFIFRACRLLAAHGGLPMIHAENGDLIDALEEQRLAEGKVGPEHYHDSRPPEAEAEAIAGVAALASYAQTPLYIVHLSTELGLNVIRERQRAGQALWCETCPQYLALGDEAVQRRGAFAKIAPPLRRAPDVQAMWRGLSEGTISVVASDHSPHDPALKARANDGRNIFYLDDGGTVPFGMPGAETLAPVLYSEAVSKRRLPLDWLARVLSENPARIFGLHPRKGVIAPGSDADLTIFDPSRRLTIREADLHSRTGYSVYEGIEVQGWPLLSLLRGKILLRDGELCQPEGYGRFIPAGPPSPPIQGVAATEHFVPTHV